A window of Amycolatopsis australiensis contains these coding sequences:
- a CDS encoding tyrosine recombinase XerC, whose amino-acid sequence MPPPSRSGRGRRPDLRALRAALPEPVQDVVTGYDRHLRLERGLSAHTVRAYVGDAVSLLSFVVEGGGGLADLDLARLRAWLAAQQSGGASRTTLARRAASARTFTAWAHRTGVLDTDPGGRLAAPRAHRTLPGVLRAGQAGEVMQASAAGAAQRDPVALRDRAIVELLYATGIRVSELCGLDVGGADFSRRVVTVLGKGGKERVVPFGVPAAEALADWIDDGRPKIVAETAGDRPEAALFLGARGKRVDPRTVRRVVHDAVSAVPGALDMGPHGLRHSAATHLLEGGADLRSVQELLGHATLATTQLYTHVTVDRLKAIHDRAHPRA is encoded by the coding sequence ATGCCGCCGCCATCACGCTCCGGCCGGGGCCGTCGCCCGGACCTGCGCGCGCTCCGGGCCGCGCTGCCCGAGCCGGTCCAGGACGTCGTCACCGGCTACGACCGGCACCTCCGGCTCGAACGCGGCCTGTCCGCGCACACGGTGCGGGCGTACGTCGGCGATGCGGTGTCGCTGCTGAGCTTCGTCGTGGAGGGCGGGGGCGGTCTCGCGGATCTGGACCTCGCGCGGCTGCGGGCGTGGCTCGCGGCTCAGCAGTCCGGCGGGGCGAGCCGGACGACGCTGGCGCGGCGGGCCGCGTCGGCGCGGACGTTCACCGCCTGGGCGCACCGCACCGGCGTCCTCGACACCGATCCCGGGGGACGGCTCGCCGCGCCGCGGGCGCACCGTACCCTGCCCGGGGTGCTTCGCGCGGGGCAGGCCGGGGAGGTCATGCAGGCGTCGGCGGCCGGGGCGGCGCAACGCGATCCGGTCGCGCTGCGTGATCGCGCGATCGTCGAGCTGCTCTACGCCACCGGCATCCGGGTGTCCGAATTGTGCGGGCTGGACGTCGGAGGCGCGGATTTCTCCCGTCGTGTCGTGACGGTGCTCGGGAAGGGCGGCAAGGAACGCGTCGTCCCGTTCGGCGTCCCGGCGGCCGAGGCGCTGGCCGACTGGATCGACGACGGCCGGCCGAAGATCGTCGCCGAAACCGCCGGTGACAGGCCTGAGGCCGCGCTTTTCCTCGGTGCGCGGGGAAAACGCGTCGACCCGCGGACGGTGCGGCGCGTGGTGCACGACGCCGTCTCGGCGGTGCCCGGCGCACTCGACATGGGGCCCCACGGCCTGCGGCATTCGGCGGCGACGCACCTGCTCGAAGGCGGCGCCGATCTCAGGAGCGTTCAGGAACTGCTTGGTCACGCTACGCTTGCCACGACGCAGCTCTACACTCATGTGACCGTCGACCGGTTGAAAGCGATCCATGACCGAGCGCATCCCAGGGCCTGA
- a CDS encoding FliA/WhiG family RNA polymerase sigma factor — protein MTAGPHVTEAAGVTAPGQAAVPAETRAGYDVDAGIAALWQQFADNPDQASRDRLVLHYAPLVKYVAGRVGTGLPTHIDVGDLVQSGIFGLVDAIEKFDPERGLRFETYAMQRIRGAILDDLRSQDWVPRAVRSKAKEAERAMERLGARLNRTPTDAELAAELGIGLDELRDFYGQLQLTSVVALEDLVAAGKDSGSLVDTLPDDDAVDPVAVLVDQDNRRQLAQAIAQLTERDKIVVSLYYFESLTLAEIGKVLGVTESRVSQLHTRAVMRLRAKLVEQSGS, from the coding sequence ATGACCGCAGGCCCGCACGTGACCGAAGCCGCCGGAGTGACCGCCCCCGGCCAGGCCGCCGTGCCCGCCGAAACGCGGGCCGGCTACGACGTCGACGCCGGGATCGCGGCACTGTGGCAGCAGTTCGCCGACAACCCCGACCAGGCGTCGCGCGATCGGCTCGTGCTGCACTACGCCCCGCTGGTCAAGTACGTCGCGGGCCGCGTCGGCACCGGCCTGCCGACCCACATCGACGTGGGCGACCTCGTGCAGTCCGGCATCTTCGGGCTCGTCGACGCGATCGAGAAGTTCGACCCCGAGCGCGGGCTGCGTTTCGAGACGTACGCGATGCAACGCATCCGCGGCGCGATCCTGGACGACCTCCGCTCGCAGGACTGGGTGCCGCGCGCGGTCCGCAGCAAGGCCAAGGAGGCCGAGCGCGCGATGGAGCGTCTCGGGGCCCGCCTCAACCGCACGCCGACCGACGCGGAGCTCGCCGCCGAACTCGGCATCGGCCTCGACGAGCTGCGCGACTTCTACGGCCAGCTGCAGCTCACCAGCGTCGTGGCGCTGGAGGACCTGGTGGCCGCGGGCAAGGACAGCGGCTCGCTGGTGGACACGCTGCCGGACGACGACGCCGTCGACCCGGTGGCGGTGCTCGTCGACCAGGACAACCGCCGCCAGCTCGCCCAGGCGATCGCGCAGCTGACCGAACGCGACAAGATCGTGGTCAGCCTCTACTACTTCGAGAGCCTGACCCTCGCCGAGATCGGCAAGGTCCTCGGCGTCACCGAGTCGCGGGTCAGCCAGCTGCACACGCGGGCCGTCATGCGGTTGCGCGCCAAGCTGGTCGAGCAGAGCGGCAGCTGA
- the frr gene encoding ribosome recycling factor codes for MIDETLLDAEEKMEKAVSVAKDELQSVRTGRASSAMFSRIVVEYYGSPTPLNQLASVNVPEARMALIKPYDQSQIGAIEKAIRESDLGVNPSNDGQVIRIVIPQLTEERRKEMVKVAKSKGEDARVSIRSVRRKAKDELDRIAKDGEAGEDEVARAEKELQNLTDTYVHKVDELVKHKEAELLEV; via the coding sequence GTGATCGACGAGACCCTCCTCGATGCCGAGGAGAAGATGGAAAAAGCGGTGTCCGTCGCCAAGGACGAGCTGCAGTCGGTTCGCACCGGCCGGGCTTCGTCGGCGATGTTCTCGCGGATCGTCGTCGAGTACTACGGCTCGCCGACCCCGCTGAACCAGCTGGCCAGCGTGAACGTGCCGGAAGCCCGCATGGCGCTCATCAAGCCGTACGACCAGTCGCAGATCGGCGCGATCGAGAAGGCGATCCGGGAGTCGGACCTCGGCGTCAACCCGAGCAACGACGGCCAGGTGATCCGCATCGTCATCCCGCAGCTCACCGAGGAGCGGCGCAAGGAGATGGTGAAGGTCGCCAAGAGCAAGGGCGAGGACGCCCGCGTGTCGATCCGCAGCGTCCGCCGCAAGGCCAAGGACGAGCTGGACCGCATCGCCAAGGACGGCGAAGCCGGCGAGGACGAGGTCGCGCGCGCGGAGAAGGAGCTGCAGAACCTGACCGACACCTACGTGCACAAGGTCGACGAGCTGGTCAAGCACAAGGAAGCCGAGCTGCTCGAGGTCTGA
- the rpsB gene encoding 30S ribosomal protein S2: MAVVTMKQLLDSGVHFGHQTRRWNPKMKRYIFTERNGIYIIDLQQTLTYIDRAYEFIKETVAHGGTIMFVGTKKQAQEAIANEAARVGMPYVNQRWLGGMLTNFQTVHKRLLRLKELEAQEQTGGFQGLTKREILTLTREKEKLEKTLGGIRDMAKVPSAVWIVDTKKEHIAVGEARKLNIPVVAILDTNCDPDEVDYPIPGNDDAIRSAALLTKVVAEAAAAGLMARSSRNGASADAKPEPGVASDEPLAEWEKELLAGSETAAADATEAAAATEAATEQATASS, translated from the coding sequence ATGGCCGTCGTCACCATGAAGCAGCTGCTCGACAGCGGCGTGCACTTCGGGCACCAGACCCGCCGGTGGAACCCGAAGATGAAGCGCTACATCTTCACCGAGCGCAACGGCATCTACATCATCGACCTGCAGCAGACGCTGACCTACATCGACCGTGCGTACGAGTTCATCAAGGAGACCGTCGCGCACGGCGGCACCATCATGTTCGTCGGCACCAAGAAGCAGGCCCAGGAAGCCATCGCCAACGAGGCCGCGCGCGTGGGCATGCCCTACGTCAACCAGCGCTGGCTCGGCGGCATGCTGACCAACTTCCAGACCGTGCACAAGCGCCTCCTGCGCCTCAAGGAGCTCGAAGCCCAGGAGCAGACCGGCGGCTTCCAGGGCCTCACCAAGCGCGAGATCCTGACGCTGACCCGCGAGAAGGAAAAGCTCGAGAAGACCCTCGGCGGTATCCGCGACATGGCGAAGGTGCCGAGCGCGGTGTGGATCGTCGACACCAAGAAGGAGCACATCGCCGTCGGCGAGGCTCGGAAGCTGAACATCCCGGTCGTCGCGATCCTGGACACCAACTGCGACCCGGACGAGGTCGACTACCCGATCCCGGGCAACGACGACGCCATCCGCTCGGCCGCGCTGCTGACCAAGGTCGTCGCCGAGGCCGCGGCCGCCGGCCTGATGGCCCGCTCCAGCCGCAACGGTGCTTCGGCCGACGCGAAGCCGGAGCCGGGTGTCGCCTCCGACGAGCCGCTGGCCGAGTGGGAGAAGGAGCTGCTCGCCGGCTCCGAGACCGCCGCCGCCGACGCGACCGAGGCCGCTGCCGCGACCGAGGCCGCCACCGAGCAGGCGACCGCCTCCTCCTGA
- a CDS encoding YraN family protein translates to MTGTDQLARHRRDLGAWGEDLAARHLQDRGLVLLGRNWRCREGEIDLILTDRTRVVFCEVKTRTGTEFGLPSETVTEEKAGRVRRAGQRWLREFRIGWCPVRYDVVTVLAEPGKRPRVQHIEAAF, encoded by the coding sequence ATGACGGGCACCGACCAGCTCGCAAGACACCGCCGCGACCTGGGCGCGTGGGGCGAAGACCTCGCGGCGCGGCACCTGCAGGACCGCGGCCTCGTCCTGCTCGGCCGCAACTGGCGCTGTCGCGAGGGCGAGATCGACCTGATCCTGACCGACCGCACGCGGGTGGTGTTCTGCGAGGTGAAGACCCGGACGGGCACCGAGTTCGGCCTCCCGTCGGAGACGGTCACGGAAGAGAAGGCGGGCCGCGTGCGTCGCGCCGGGCAAAGGTGGCTACGCGAGTTCCGGATCGGCTGGTGCCCGGTCCGCTACGACGTGGTGACGGTCCTCGCCGAGCCGGGCAAGCGCCCCCGCGTCCAGCACATCGAGGCGGCGTTCTGA
- a CDS encoding phosphatidate cytidylyltransferase: protein MAQVSEEREDRVDATGEEPAGAPGTPGVVPAASETGEASRLSAAGTAAAGTPAAAESVPEAKKASKAGRNLPAAIGVALLLGAAIIVSLLTVRFLFIGIIAIAIAVGTFEFAGVLRRVADIRVAMIPVLVGGQAMIWLAWPFGREGALTAFVLTVLACLLWRLPGGAKGYLRDISASTFAAAYLPLFGAFAAMLVPPPDGVGRVLTFLIGVVASDTGGYIAGVLGGKHPMAPTISPKKTWEGFGGSLVGGVLAGALTLSLLLDGHVWQGVIFGVAIVLTATLGDLVESLIKRDLGVKDMGTLLPGHGGIMDRLDSLLPSAVVSWLLLSAFVPVG from the coding sequence ATGGCACAGGTGAGCGAGGAACGCGAGGACCGGGTGGACGCGACCGGAGAAGAACCGGCCGGCGCTCCCGGCACCCCGGGCGTGGTCCCGGCGGCCTCGGAAACCGGCGAGGCGAGCCGGCTGTCGGCGGCCGGGACCGCTGCCGCCGGGACGCCCGCCGCGGCGGAATCCGTGCCGGAAGCCAAAAAGGCCTCCAAGGCCGGGCGGAACCTGCCCGCCGCCATCGGGGTTGCGCTCCTGCTCGGGGCCGCGATCATCGTCTCCCTGCTCACCGTGCGGTTCCTGTTCATCGGGATCATCGCGATCGCGATCGCGGTCGGCACCTTCGAGTTCGCCGGGGTGCTGCGCCGGGTCGCCGACATCCGGGTCGCGATGATCCCGGTGCTCGTCGGCGGGCAGGCGATGATCTGGCTCGCCTGGCCGTTCGGCCGCGAAGGCGCGCTCACCGCCTTCGTCCTCACCGTGCTCGCCTGCCTGCTGTGGCGGTTGCCCGGCGGCGCGAAAGGCTACCTGCGCGACATCAGCGCCTCCACCTTCGCCGCCGCCTACCTGCCGCTTTTCGGTGCGTTCGCCGCCATGCTGGTGCCACCCCCGGACGGCGTGGGACGCGTTCTGACCTTCCTCATCGGCGTGGTCGCGTCGGACACCGGTGGCTACATCGCCGGCGTGCTCGGCGGCAAGCACCCGATGGCGCCCACCATCAGCCCGAAGAAGACCTGGGAAGGGTTCGGAGGATCCCTGGTCGGCGGAGTCTTGGCCGGCGCGCTGACGCTGAGCCTGCTGCTGGACGGGCACGTCTGGCAGGGCGTCATCTTCGGCGTCGCGATCGTGCTCACCGCCACCTTGGGCGACCTCGTCGAGTCGCTGATCAAGCGCGACCTCGGCGTCAAGGACATGGGCACGCTGCTGCCCGGCCACGGCGGCATCATGGACCGCCTCGACTCGCTGCTGCCCTCAGCCGTCGTGTCCTGGCTGCTGCTCTCGGCGTTCGTGCCGGTCGGCTGA
- the dprA gene encoding DNA-processing protein DprA → MSPDELRRARAYLLRVAEPPAAALVAFVAEHGPVEAAARVRRGDCPPEVLKATEARRDYDLVDQDFGRAAAAGARLVVPEDDEWPAWPLLALEQAGRRGVSEAVPPLALWVSGDIALGTAADRAVAVVGARAATSYGEHHAAELAYGLASRGVPVFSGAAYGIDGAAHRGALAAGGVTVAVLGCAVDAGYPAGHVGLLNRIARNGGAVVSEYPPGAPPARHRFLVRNRLIAALTEGTLVVEAGRRSGARNTASTAGALGKVVMALPGPVSSGMSVGCHELIRDARATLVSTVDEVLETVGRFGIAEDQAARTQRPTDRLGPEALRTYEALTVRTDRSDSEIAAESGLPLRKVRALLPALEIDGFAVRGEAGWRRRRETA, encoded by the coding sequence ATGAGCCCGGATGAGCTGCGCAGAGCGCGCGCCTACCTCCTGCGCGTCGCCGAGCCACCGGCCGCGGCGCTCGTTGCCTTCGTGGCCGAGCACGGCCCCGTCGAGGCGGCTGCCCGGGTGCGGCGTGGCGACTGTCCGCCCGAGGTGCTCAAAGCGACCGAGGCCCGCCGCGACTACGACCTCGTGGACCAGGACTTCGGCCGCGCCGCCGCGGCCGGTGCTCGTCTCGTCGTCCCCGAAGACGACGAGTGGCCCGCCTGGCCCCTGCTCGCCCTCGAACAAGCCGGCCGCCGTGGGGTCTCCGAAGCCGTCCCGCCGCTGGCGTTGTGGGTCTCCGGCGACATTGCGCTCGGGACCGCGGCCGACCGGGCCGTCGCCGTGGTCGGCGCCCGCGCCGCGACCAGCTACGGCGAGCACCATGCCGCCGAGCTGGCATACGGGCTCGCCTCCCGGGGCGTCCCCGTCTTCTCCGGCGCCGCCTACGGCATCGACGGCGCGGCCCACCGTGGTGCGCTCGCCGCCGGTGGGGTCACCGTCGCCGTGCTCGGCTGCGCCGTCGACGCCGGCTATCCGGCGGGGCACGTCGGCCTGCTGAACCGGATCGCCCGCAACGGCGGCGCCGTCGTCAGCGAATACCCGCCCGGCGCTCCACCCGCCCGGCACCGGTTCCTGGTCCGCAACCGCCTCATCGCTGCCCTCACCGAAGGCACCTTGGTGGTCGAAGCCGGCCGGCGCAGCGGCGCCCGCAACACCGCGAGCACCGCCGGCGCGCTCGGCAAGGTCGTGATGGCTCTGCCGGGTCCCGTCTCGTCGGGCATGTCGGTCGGCTGCCACGAGCTGATCCGGGACGCCCGCGCGACGCTCGTCTCGACCGTCGACGAGGTCCTCGAGACCGTGGGCCGCTTCGGCATCGCCGAGGACCAAGCCGCCCGGACGCAACGCCCCACCGACCGGCTCGGCCCCGAGGCCCTGCGGACCTACGAAGCACTCACCGTGCGCACCGACCGGTCCGACTCCGAGATCGCGGCCGAATCCGGGCTGCCGCTGCGCAAAGTGCGCGCGTTGCTGCCGGCACTGGAGATCGACGGATTCGCCGTCCGCGGGGAAGCGGGCTGGCGACGACGAAGGGAGACCGCGTGA
- the pyrH gene encoding UMP kinase: MGDRVEGGYRRVLLKLGGEMFGGGSIGVDPDVVHSVAQQIADVARTGVQVAVVIGGGNYFRGAELSQRGMDRDRADYMAMLGTVMNCLALQDFLEKEGLPTRVQTAITMGQVAEPYIPRRAERHLEKGRVVIFGAGVGMPYFSTDTAAAQRALELGCEAVLMAKAVDGVYTADPKSDPTAEMFREITHREVLERDLKVADATAFSLCMDNNMPIIVFNLLTEGNIARAVSGERIGTLVSTPADGVPA, from the coding sequence ATGGGTGACCGGGTCGAAGGTGGCTACCGGCGGGTGCTGCTGAAACTGGGCGGCGAAATGTTCGGCGGTGGTTCTATCGGCGTCGATCCGGATGTCGTCCACTCGGTCGCGCAGCAGATCGCCGACGTCGCCCGCACCGGCGTCCAGGTCGCGGTCGTGATCGGCGGCGGCAACTACTTCCGCGGCGCGGAGCTGTCGCAGCGCGGCATGGACCGCGACCGCGCCGACTACATGGCGATGCTGGGCACCGTGATGAACTGCCTGGCGCTGCAGGACTTCCTGGAGAAGGAGGGCCTGCCCACCCGCGTGCAGACCGCCATCACGATGGGCCAGGTCGCCGAGCCCTACATCCCGCGCCGCGCCGAGCGGCACCTGGAGAAGGGGCGCGTCGTGATCTTCGGCGCGGGAGTCGGCATGCCGTACTTCTCCACCGACACCGCGGCCGCGCAGCGGGCACTCGAGCTGGGCTGCGAAGCCGTGCTGATGGCGAAGGCCGTCGACGGCGTCTACACCGCGGATCCGAAGAGCGACCCCACCGCCGAGATGTTCCGCGAGATCACCCACCGCGAGGTGCTGGAGCGGGACCTCAAGGTCGCCGACGCGACGGCGTTCAGCCTCTGCATGGACAACAACATGCCGATCATCGTGTTCAACCTGCTCACCGAGGGGAACATCGCCCGCGCGGTGAGTGGTGAAAGAATCGGCACGTTGGTCAGCACCCCCGCCGACGGGGTGCCGGCCTAG
- a CDS encoding LysR family transcriptional regulator has translation MELRQLRYFLAVAEELHFGRAAERLRIASPSLSQQIKKLERELGVALFVRDRRHVELTRAGAALVGDARQLLELADAAARRVRGTARTKLRLGHVSWLPAELTQLLGDVVRLDEWVLPSHTQAVRVAEGTLDLALAWGDEPRLAELDLAAHVVRVETLPAVMPGDHRWAKADAVPPAAVSVLVDSDRSSWLAWNEFALGYAATSGARVVQIDDGGITGQAFFDHVTRLRVPVLQSPKRHTAPFPPSLARRPIGAPAPAWTWSLVHRRADDRPEVALVVERMLGLRATMRWDAASADRHERREQQPGHDG, from the coding sequence ATGGAACTGCGGCAGCTGCGGTACTTCCTCGCGGTGGCGGAGGAGCTGCACTTCGGGCGGGCGGCCGAACGGCTGCGGATCGCGAGCCCGTCGCTGTCCCAGCAGATCAAGAAGCTCGAACGCGAGCTCGGCGTGGCCCTGTTCGTCCGCGACCGGCGGCACGTGGAGCTGACCCGTGCCGGAGCGGCGCTCGTCGGCGACGCGCGGCAGCTCCTGGAGCTGGCCGACGCGGCCGCGCGCCGGGTCCGCGGCACGGCGCGGACGAAGCTGCGCCTGGGTCACGTGAGCTGGCTGCCGGCGGAGCTGACGCAGCTGCTCGGCGACGTCGTCCGGCTCGACGAATGGGTGCTGCCGTCGCACACGCAGGCCGTCCGCGTCGCCGAAGGAACGCTGGACCTGGCCCTGGCGTGGGGCGACGAACCGCGTCTGGCGGAGTTGGACCTGGCCGCGCACGTGGTCCGCGTCGAGACGCTGCCCGCTGTCATGCCGGGCGACCACCGCTGGGCCAAGGCCGACGCGGTGCCGCCGGCCGCGGTGTCGGTGCTGGTGGACTCGGACCGGTCGTCGTGGCTGGCGTGGAACGAGTTCGCCCTCGGCTACGCGGCGACGAGCGGCGCGCGCGTCGTGCAGATCGACGACGGCGGCATCACGGGCCAGGCGTTCTTCGACCACGTCACGCGGCTTCGGGTACCGGTGCTGCAGTCGCCGAAACGGCACACCGCGCCGTTCCCGCCGAGCCTCGCGCGGCGCCCGATCGGGGCCCCGGCACCGGCATGGACGTGGTCACTGGTGCACCGGCGCGCCGACGACCGGCCGGAGGTCGCCCTGGTCGTCGAGCGGATGCTCGGCCTGCGGGCGACGATGCGGTGGGACGCGGCCTCAGCCGACCGGCACGAACGCCGAGAGCAGCAGCCAGGACACGACGGCTGA
- the tsf gene encoding translation elongation factor Ts, with translation MANYTAADVKRLREMTGAGMMDCKKALEENDGDFEKAVEFLRIKGAKDVGKRAERATAEGLVTGDGGVLIELDSETDFVAKNADFQALAAKIVEVAKTLKTSDVEALKGAELDGKTVNEVIQELSARIGEKLELRRVVSFEGKTATYLHRRGSDLPPAVGVLVEFTGDDVEAARGAAMQVAALRAKYLTRDEVPADIVENERRIAEQTAREEGKPEQALPKIIEGKVNAYYKDNVLLEQPSVKDNKKTVKALLDEAGVTLTRFARFEVGQA, from the coding sequence ATGGCGAACTACACCGCCGCCGACGTGAAGCGCCTGCGCGAGATGACCGGCGCCGGCATGATGGACTGCAAGAAGGCCCTCGAGGAGAACGACGGCGACTTCGAGAAGGCCGTCGAGTTCCTGCGGATCAAGGGCGCCAAGGACGTCGGCAAGCGCGCCGAGCGCGCCACCGCCGAGGGCCTGGTCACCGGCGACGGCGGCGTCCTCATCGAGCTGGACTCCGAGACCGACTTCGTCGCGAAGAACGCCGACTTCCAGGCGCTCGCCGCGAAGATCGTCGAGGTCGCGAAGACCCTCAAGACCAGCGACGTCGAGGCCCTCAAGGGCGCCGAGCTCGACGGCAAGACCGTCAACGAGGTCATCCAGGAGCTGTCGGCCCGCATCGGCGAGAAGCTCGAGCTGCGCCGCGTGGTCTCCTTCGAGGGCAAGACCGCGACCTACCTGCACCGCCGCGGCTCCGACCTGCCGCCGGCCGTCGGCGTGCTCGTCGAGTTCACCGGTGACGACGTGGAGGCCGCCCGTGGCGCCGCCATGCAGGTCGCCGCGCTGCGCGCGAAGTACCTGACCCGCGACGAGGTGCCCGCCGACATCGTCGAGAACGAGCGCCGCATCGCCGAGCAGACCGCCCGCGAGGAAGGCAAGCCGGAGCAGGCCCTGCCGAAGATCATCGAGGGCAAGGTCAACGCCTACTACAAGGACAACGTCCTGCTCGAGCAGCCGTCGGTCAAGGACAACAAGAAGACCGTCAAGGCTCTCCTCGACGAAGCCGGCGTCACGCTGACCCGCTTCGCCCGTTTCGAGGTCGGCCAGGCCTGA
- a CDS encoding YifB family Mg chelatase-like AAA ATPase: MPIAKAWSAALLGIDGRVIEIEADLGGGLSRVTLVGLPDAGLREAKDRVRSAVRNSGQPWPDGKVTLGLSPANLPKVGSAYDLGIAAAVLAATGAVPATRLLGTVLLGELALDGRVREVRGILPGLLAARAAGYERAVVPADSLAEASLVDGIDVVGAVHLRDFVAWLQGEADLAHPVPPGPATPPHVPDLADVVGQPEARWALEVAAAGGHHLLLTGPPGVGKTMLAKRLPSLLPLLSPEESLEVTAVHSVDGSLSKSSPLVVVPPFVAPHYSISIAALIGGGSGIASPGAISRAHRGVLFLDEVCEFGAQCLESLRTVLEEGEVRIARVRGAITYPARFQLVLATNPCACAPPKDADCVCSPTARRRYLARLSGPLLDRVDLRVRLRPLTAISAHDTGSAEPSEVVRARVLEARKRAAHRWREYGWQSNSEVPGPALRREFPLPRQATVLLDRAMDRGALTGRGADRCLRIAWTLADLDGEDRPGADQISSALAFRERVEA; the protein is encoded by the coding sequence ATGCCGATCGCCAAAGCCTGGTCGGCCGCGCTCCTCGGAATCGACGGCCGGGTGATCGAAATCGAAGCCGACCTGGGCGGCGGGCTGAGCCGCGTCACCCTCGTCGGTCTCCCGGACGCGGGATTGCGCGAGGCCAAGGACCGCGTCCGCTCCGCGGTCCGCAACTCCGGGCAGCCCTGGCCCGACGGCAAGGTCACCCTCGGCTTGTCGCCGGCGAACCTGCCGAAAGTCGGCTCGGCGTACGACCTCGGTATCGCGGCGGCCGTCCTCGCGGCGACAGGAGCGGTGCCGGCAACCCGGCTGCTCGGCACTGTGCTGCTGGGCGAGTTGGCCTTGGACGGTCGGGTCCGCGAGGTCCGGGGCATCCTTCCCGGCCTGCTGGCGGCACGCGCGGCCGGCTACGAGCGTGCCGTCGTCCCGGCGGACTCCCTGGCGGAGGCGTCGCTGGTGGACGGCATCGACGTCGTCGGAGCGGTCCACCTGCGCGATTTCGTCGCCTGGCTGCAGGGCGAAGCCGACTTGGCCCATCCAGTACCGCCGGGGCCGGCGACGCCACCCCACGTGCCGGACCTGGCCGACGTCGTCGGCCAGCCCGAGGCGCGCTGGGCCCTCGAGGTCGCCGCCGCGGGCGGCCACCACCTGCTGCTCACCGGACCGCCCGGGGTGGGCAAGACGATGCTGGCGAAGCGCCTGCCCAGCCTGCTGCCGCTGCTGTCGCCCGAGGAGTCGTTGGAAGTCACGGCGGTGCACTCGGTCGACGGCTCGTTGTCGAAGTCGTCGCCCCTGGTCGTCGTCCCACCCTTCGTGGCACCGCATTACTCGATCTCCATAGCGGCGCTGATCGGCGGCGGAAGCGGAATCGCCTCGCCGGGCGCCATCAGCCGCGCTCACCGTGGCGTGCTGTTCCTCGACGAAGTCTGCGAGTTCGGCGCCCAGTGCCTGGAGTCGCTGCGGACGGTCCTCGAAGAGGGCGAGGTACGCATCGCGCGAGTCCGGGGGGCGATCACGTATCCGGCGCGGTTCCAGCTCGTCCTCGCGACCAATCCGTGCGCCTGCGCGCCTCCGAAGGATGCCGACTGCGTGTGCTCACCGACGGCCCGCCGCCGCTACCTCGCCCGCCTCTCGGGCCCGTTGCTCGATCGCGTGGACCTGCGAGTCCGGCTACGACCGCTGACGGCGATCAGCGCACACGACACAGGGTCGGCGGAGCCGTCGGAAGTCGTCAGGGCGAGGGTGCTGGAGGCCCGCAAGCGCGCGGCACACCGCTGGCGCGAGTACGGCTGGCAGTCCAACTCGGAGGTGCCGGGACCAGCGCTGCGGCGTGAGTTCCCCTTACCTCGGCAGGCAACGGTCCTGCTCGACCGAGCCATGGACCGCGGAGCCCTGACCGGCCGAGGAGCGGACAGGTGCTTGCGCATCGCATGGACGTTGGCCGACCTGGACGGCGAAGACCGCCCGGGAGCCGACCAGATCAGTTCGGCACTGGCGTTTCGTGAGCGGGTGGAGGCATGA
- a CDS encoding M23 family metallopeptidase, translating to MAAPSWRLGSTPAVPGAPPPVDSRAVRLPRLSWPLSPVPVVTKYFDAPETPYGAGHRGVDLAAVPGQEVLAADAGVVVFAGVVAGRPVMSVDHDGGLRTTYEPVQPSVAVGEQVYRGQVLGTVLAGHPGCAVAACLHWGVRRGDEYIDPLALTVEDGEYRLKPWGGGP from the coding sequence ATGGCGGCTCCGAGCTGGCGGCTCGGCAGCACACCCGCCGTCCCCGGGGCGCCGCCGCCGGTCGATTCGCGCGCCGTCCGCCTGCCGCGGCTGTCCTGGCCTCTGTCACCCGTTCCGGTGGTCACGAAGTACTTCGACGCTCCCGAGACTCCCTACGGCGCCGGGCATCGCGGCGTCGACCTGGCCGCCGTGCCGGGGCAGGAGGTGCTCGCCGCCGATGCGGGTGTTGTCGTGTTCGCCGGGGTCGTTGCCGGGCGGCCCGTCATGTCCGTCGATCACGATGGTGGCCTGCGCACCACCTACGAGCCCGTGCAGCCGAGCGTGGCCGTCGGCGAGCAGGTGTACCGGGGGCAGGTGCTCGGCACCGTCCTGGCCGGGCATCCCGGCTGCGCGGTCGCCGCGTGCCTGCACTGGGGCGTGCGGCGCGGCGACGAGTACATCGATCCCCTCGCCCTCACCGTCGAGGACGGCGAGTACCGGCTCAAGCCGTGGGGAGGTGGTCCCTGA